The proteins below come from a single Miscanthus floridulus cultivar M001 chromosome 1, ASM1932011v1, whole genome shotgun sequence genomic window:
- the LOC136456866 gene encoding uncharacterized protein: MGSCVSKKAARAGAGAGAGAKGKVAAQLPVVEKESAHAQLPPVLEVEEEEVKEVVLSETPVPRLPRPPPPPEPVKRRQQQPEADDEAAASETCSASNSAASVASAAKEKEKPKLHEAGWDREREVDKRAVDAPEKAKTTAVRTAAPEDRERERETRKHKGGAAGGVNGHGRARSPSPSSAHRRQQQSGGQGQQHHPLAPRPRREQPAVVSGIGCRSGRFSPSAARRAAESAAVRRTHSAREADMALPSSSSKRSLLSLTAAAAINGNGNVAAGHGGGSASALSRRDRDPGERSGRRSDSPTGSRRAPASSSPSGAIHRPASPMRKAAAKEHGTPERARPPRVVRDCGLGVGDERAAALGVGVGGEQKKLAEGALGQNPSVAMECFIFL; this comes from the coding sequence ATGGGCAGCTGCGTGAGCAAGAAGGCcgcccgcgccggcgccggcgcgggcgcTGGCGCCAAGGGCAAGGTGGCTGCCCAGCTCCCGGTCGTGGAGAAGGAGAGCGCCCATGCTCAGCTGCCGCCGGTGCTGGAggtcgaggaggaggaggtcaaGGAGGTGGTGCTGTCCGAGACGCCGGTGCCGCGGCTgcccaggccgccgccgccgccggagccggtCAAGAGGAGGCAACAGCAGCCGGAGGCGGATGATGAGGCGGCGGCGTCCGAGACGTGCAGCGCCAGCAACAGCGCTGCGTCGGTGGCGTCGGCtgccaaggagaaggagaagccgaaGCTGCACGAGGCCGGATGGGACCGGGAGCGGGAGGTGGATAAGAGGGCGGTGGACGCGCCGGAGAAAGCGAAGACTACGGCCGTGAGGACGGCGGCGCCGGAGgacagggagagggagagggagacccGCAAGCACAAGGGAGGCGCCGCGGGCGGCGTTAACGGGCACGGCCGGGCGCGGTCGCCGTCACCCTCGTCGGCGCACAGGAGGCAGCAGCAGAGCGGCGGCCAGGGCCAGCAGCATCATCCGCtagcgccgcggccgcggcgggaGCAGCCCGCGGTGGTGTCCGGCATCGGGTGCCGCAGCGGCCGGTTCTCGCCGTCCGCGGCGCGGCGCGCCGCCGAGAGCGCCGCCGTCCGGCGGACGCACTCCGCCAGGGAGGCCGACATGGcgctgccgtcgtcgtcgtcgaagcGGTCCCTCCTCTccctcaccgccgccgccgccatcaacGGCAACGGCAATGTCGCCGCCGGCCACGGGGGAGGCAGCGCCAGCGCGCTGTCCAGACGGGACCGGGACCCCGGCGAGCGGTCCGGCCGGCGGTCGGACTCCCCGACGGGCAGTAGGCGCGCGCCCGCCTCTTCCAGTCCCAGCGGCGCGATCCACCGGCCCGCGAGCCCCATGCGCAAGGCGGCGGCGAAGGAGCACGGCACCCCCGAGCGAGCCAGGCCGCCGCGGGTCGTCAGGGACTGCGGACTTGGCGTCGGCGACGAGCGGGCGGCGGCGTTGGGCGTAGGAGTAGGAGGCGAGCAGAAGAAGCTGGCGGAGGGCGCGCTGGGACAGAATCCCTCGGTGGCCATGGAGTGCTTCATCTTCCTCTAG
- the LOC136520503 gene encoding uncharacterized protein encodes MAAASVATVASPSPASRRRLLPLPSSAAPSLLGLPSRPARRLRRAALRVRVAAAGDEADVLPGPGAEGEAAVPGRLEEQRDEPPLGGSQLDIGGLAFQGDVGGGFTGGGSGSGSGASGGGDGNKILDRGINTAIVLGASTYALTKLLTVDQDYWHGWTIFEILRYMPEHNWSAYEEALKANPVLAKMMISGVVYSLGDWIAQCYEGKPIFDFDRARMFRSGLVGFTLHGSLSHYYYHICEALFPFKDWWVVPAKVAFDQTIWSAIWNSIYFVVLGFLRLESPTTIYSELKSTFWPMLTAGWKLWPFAHLITYGVVPVEQRLLWVDCVELVWVTILSTYSNEKSEARNSDSTSTPAASKDNSR; translated from the exons atggcggcggcgtccGTGGCGACAGTGGCCTCCCCGTCCCCCGCCTCCAGGCGGCGGCTgctccccctcccctcctccgcCGCACCATCTCTCCTTGGGCTCCCTTCGAGGCCGGCCAGGCGGCTCCGGCGCGCCGCCCTGCGGGTGCGGGTCGCCGCGGCGGGGGACGAGGCGGACGTGCTGCCTGGCCCGGGGGCCGAGGGGGAGGCGGCGGTGCCCGGGAGGTTGGAGGAGCAGCGGGACGAGCCGCCGCTGGGGGGAAGCCAGCTCGACATCGGAGGGCTCGCCTTCCAGGGCGACGTCGGCGGGGGCTTCACCGGCGGCGGGTCGGGCTCCGGGTCCGGGGCCTCCGGCGGTGGCGACGGCAACAAGATACTGGACCGGGGCATCAACACGGCCATCGTGCTCGGGGCCAGCACCTACGCGCTCACCAAGCTGCTCACCGTCGACCAGGACTACTGGCAT GGGTGGACGATCTTCGAGATCCTGCGCTACATGCCGGAGCACAACTGGTCCGCATACGAGGAGGCCCTCAAAGCCAACCCGGTTCTAGCCAAGATGATGATCAGTGGCGTCGTCTACTCCCTTGGTGACTGGATTGCACAG TGCTACGAAGGCAAGCCGATATTCGATTTCGACCGTGCTCGGATGTTCCGGTCTGGTCTTGTTGGGTTCACGCTTCATGGGTCACTTTCACATTACTACTACCATATCTGTGAG GCACTGTTCCCATTCAAGGATTGGTGGGTTGTCCCTGCAAAGGTTGCATTCGATCAGACCATCTGGTCTGCAATCTGGAACAGTATCTACTTTGTGGTCTTGGGTTTCCTTCGGTTGGAATCACCTACCACTATCTACAGCGAGCTCAAATCCACGTTCTGGCCTATGCTTACT GCTGGATGGAAATTGTGGCCTTTTGCGCACTTAATTACATATGGTGTGGTTCCTGTTGAGCAAAGACTTCTATGGGTCGACTGTGTGGAGCTTGTCTGGGTCACAATACTGTCGAC TTACTCAAACGAAAAGTCAGAGGCAAGGAATTCTGATAGTACCTCCACACCAGCTGCTTCGAAG GACAACTCCAGATAG